Sequence from the Christiangramia fulva genome:
CTGGAAGAGATCAATGTGGGGATACAGGGAAAAAATTATTTTGAAGTTCTCAATCCCGATCTGGAGGAATCTGCAAAAGTTATTATTCGTGGCCGCAACCAGGTAAATGCCGGTATGAAAGTAGAACCCATAAAATCTGGTAAAAATGAATAGAGCTATTCCATTATCGAAAATTTCAAAACTTATCCTGGTTTTTTTTGTATTTGTCTCTTGCGGTCAAACGGGTTTTGCACAGGAACAGGTTTTAGAAGTCGATCTGCCGACACTTTTAAAAGCCGGTGGGGCAGACAATTTAATCATAGAGAGATATAAAAAAGAACAGGATTTGGCCAGGGCGCAGTATCTTAAAGCTAAATCCTGGTGGTTACCAACCTTAAGCCTGGGCACCAGAACAAATCAGCTTTGGGGTGCGGCCATGAATTCTGACGGAGGATTTTTTCTTGATGTTGATCGCGCGAATATGTGGTTGGGAGCCGAGGCGGAATTGGCCTGGGATTTTGGAAAGGCTCCGTATAAAGTTAAGGCCGAAAGTTTGCGACTGGAAGCCGCTTCTTATAGAACTAAAGAGGAAAAAAATCAGATGCTCCTAAAGCTTATCAACACTTATTATGACCTGAAAAAAGCGCAATTAGATCGTAAAGCCTATGAGGAAATGCTGAAAATAGCAGATACGGTAACCCGCCAGGTAGAAGTTCAGGTGGAGGGTGGCTTTCGGTATAGATCAGAAGCCCTTACTTCAGCTACTAATGCCAGGCATTTGGAAATTCAACTTATCAATGCCCAAACCCGCTTTGAAAAACAGAAGGAGAAGCTCCGCGAATTACTGGATGTGGATAATGCTGTTAAAATAATTCCT
This genomic interval carries:
- a CDS encoding TolC family protein; translation: MNRAIPLSKISKLILVFFVFVSCGQTGFAQEQVLEVDLPTLLKAGGADNLIIERYKKEQDLARAQYLKAKSWWLPTLSLGTRTNQLWGAAMNSDGGFFLDVDRANMWLGAEAELAWDFGKAPYKVKAESLRLEAASYRTKEEKNQMLLKLINTYYDLKKAQLDRKAYEEMLKIADTVTRQVEVQVEGGFRYRSEALTSATNARHLEIQLINAQTRFEKQKEKLRELLDVDNAVKIIPADELLLPLNLNKKSDDLVEVVDGKRPGIKALEKEVEALQELKKQTTTGLLLPELSVLAYGSYFGGLLEEVEPVRPSEEPDPKTFYPTSAVTVSMIWKLPLGRIFYKGELKHHEALIDLEENKLEQFKNKVTREVKSARAEVENTRKQLNIAEEAQDLAAEALSQSIERQKLGTAAPFEVFQAQEYYLRSRLDYLNVVSNYNKAQYQLYVALGNNL